The Microplitis mediator isolate UGA2020A chromosome 8, iyMicMedi2.1, whole genome shotgun sequence genome has a window encoding:
- the LOC130673863 gene encoding uncharacterized protein LOC130673863, whose translation MKREEIIKQRDILRKISQASDAIRQKHKMLKLGKDTAEKAMSEMFKPIVTPLQSLVDSSPPTSKQKIKEEIKQEIKQENSSLKDLSEHGNDDDNDDDDGQSLYDSIISQNNTGARSKNLDDTLLSRTPTSTSTPAKTGDLSKSYINKFNSFSNEIDSRYGVRRKFNKLFIGDSNIAFKDNKIMVQDKSYPMTSGLLELLFKKSPIDSLVTQNDRKKYFEILEKTNTHRKHYKADGEIFIDSTAKFDNYIADFLAKHNYSSSGKGIPNLMIARKKKTPIDYVYWDDPNELIDRLRLLMASQAAGNPSHTNGIISIIEELREAEIIY comes from the coding sequence ATGAAGCGTGAGGAGATAATAAAGCAAAGGGATATATTGCGCAAAATATCTCAGGCTAGCGATGCTATCCGACagaaacataaaatgttaaagTTGGGTAAAGATACCGCTGAAAAGGCCATGAGCGAGATGTTTAAGCCAATAGTTACACCTTTGCAAAGTCTAGTAGACTCATCACCACCAacatcaaaacaaaaaattaaagaagagATCAAACAAGAGATCAAACAAGAGAACTCATCGTTAAAGGATTTATCTGAGCATGGCAacgatgatgataatgatgatgatgatggtcaGAGTTTATACGATAGTATAATTTCCCAAAATAATACAGGTGCAAGAAGCAAAAATCTTGATGACACACTTTTATCAAGAACACCTACTTCAACAAGTACGCCAGCTAAAACGGGTGATTTATCGAAAagttacataaataaattcaatagcTTCAGTAATGAAATAGATTCACGGTATGGTGTACGCagaaagtttaataaattatttatcggtGATTCTAATATTGCATTTaaggataataaaattatggttCAAGATAAATCATATCCAATGACTTCTGGGCTATTAgaactattatttaaaaagtcacCCATTGACTCGCTTGTCACACAGAATGACCGAAAGAAATACTTTGAAATTCTTGAAAAAACTAATACCCACAGAAAACATTACAAGGCGGATGgtgaaatttttatcgattcaacagcgaaatttgataattatattgcTGATTTTCTCGCTAAGCACAATTACTCATCATCTGGAAAGGGAATACCAAATTTAATGATAGCAAGAAAGAAGAAAACACCCATAGACTATGTATATTGGGATGATCCTAATGAACTAATTGATCGTCTTCGTCTTCTCATGGCTTCTCAAGCAGCTGGTAATCCGAGTCATACGAATggaataatttcaattattgaaGAGTTACGAGAGgctgaaattatttattaa